CTACGGAAATTTGTCTTCTACTTCTCAACACCTTCTGCACTCCGTGGATAACATATCCCGCGACCATAGCCCGAACCCGCAATCCAAAGTCACAAAACCAAGTGAGACCCAACAACTGGGAGTCTTAGACAGTCTCTACTCTTTTATGAAATTAGAAACAGAGAGCAAGTCCTGGAGAAGATACAACAGAAGTCATGAATcacaaacatgatcttcctcaTCAAAAGAAGCCGACGTCCAAGCCGAAGGCCGTGATTGTAGGAGGGAGCATAGCAGGCGTGTCCTGCGCACACGCGCTCATTCGGGCGGGGTGGGACGTTGTGGTCATGGAGAAATCGCGCAGGCCTCCAAAAGGAAGCCCTGCCGGTGCAGGACTCAGCTTGGATCCGCTCTCTCAGGAGCTCATCAGGTCCTGGACTGGACGCCCTGAACTTCTCCGTGACATCACCTCTCCTGTCACCATTGATCTTGTAAGGAAACTTCTGAGTCATTATTTGTAATGGAAGTGTAAGATCACAAATACTGGAGAATCGGCGCAGAAAATATATCTTTTCACTAGCAACATGAATCTTAAATTCTCGCCTTGCTTGACAGGGAGGGGGGGTGTTAAGTTCGTCAATGACATATGGGTCCTTGTCTTTGCCCCTTGttaaatataaagaaaattatCATGTTTGCTGCGTGACAGTCAAAATTATGTCCTTGTTCTTGCCAAATTCTTATGCATCTATTTGTACCAGAACCAAGCAATCAACGATGAGAAAACCAGGAAGGTACTAGCAAGAGATGAGAATTTCAATCATAGAGCAGCACATTGGGCTGCTCTGCATGACCACCTGTTCAGTGCATTGCCACCACAATTATTCCTCTGGGGccatcttttcctctctttctctgtttCCAGTGATACGCGATCAGTCAAAATCAAGGCTCAAGTTCTCGACACCGGAGAAACCACTGAAGTAGATGGAGATTTGCTAGTCGCTGCAGATGGATGCCTCTCTCTAATTCGCAATCACTTTCTCCCCGACGTCAAACTGAGGTTGTTACTTCTCTGTCCGAATCGTTATGCATCAATCCCTATCTTACACATTTTGCTAGCTTACCGTCAATATGTCGATCTAATAGATATTCAGGCTATTGCGCCTGGAGaggagtttttgatttttcggaGATTGAAGATTCTGAAACTGTCAAGAAAGTTAGGGAGGCATATCCAGAACTTGGGAATTGCTTGTACGTAGACTTGGCGCCCGGAAATCATACCGGTCTTTTTGAGATCCCAAACAAAAGGCTGAACTGGATATGGTATTTGAATCAACCTGAACCTGACTTGCAGGTAATATTCGACCATCTTGCTCCCCCTTGACTGTACTAAAGTAATAGTGGTTGTGGACGTAGTTAAAGACACAAATGATCATTACAGACATCATCGTATGTTTATTCACAAGAATTAGTTGGAGGAACCATATGAGCATACCTCATAAaagtatatgtatatatgcatCCCTTTCCATGAGTCCCTTGCGCCTTATGGTATCTGATAATTAGTCCGTTATGGACAAATACAGGGGAATTCAGTTACTACGAAAGTAAGTGATGACATGATTCAGAAGATGTACCAAGATGCAGAGAAAATTTGGCATCCGGCTTTGGTTCAGCTCATGAGGGAAACTAAAGAACCTTTCATAAATGCCATTTACGACTGTGATCCCCTAGAACGAATAGTTTGGGACAAGGTAGCACTTGTTGGTGATGCTGCGCACCCAACGACACCACACAGCTCAAGGAGCACAAACATGTCGATTCTGGACGCAGCTGTCCTAGCTCGATGTTTGGAGAAGTGGGGGGTGGAAAATCTAGGAGCTGCCCTTGAAGAATACCAATCCATTAGGCTACCTATTGCATCCAAGCAAGTCTTGCATGCCCGGCGAGCCGGGAGGATGAAACAAGGCCTTATGCTTCCTGACAGCAAGCCTTTCAATCCTAACACAGCCACTCGGGAGGAATGCAAGATGCTTCCGCAGAGAAGCGTGCCCTTCTTCGGACATAATCCTCTGCTTGGTTCAAGCAACCTTTTATTGGCCGGCGAACGGTGAACATCTTGTATTTGTTCCCATCCTGGTCATTCCAATTATGGATTTCAGACATGTCAGAGATTATTTCTAGCTGTAGCTGGATATAGCAAGAGATGTGTCTTCCTAAGCATGCCACTTAAACCAGGATCATCATGGATGGTGACAGGCATGTGAGACTTGTGTTAGAGGGTTAAGGATCATTTTCATCTACTGAAGCACTTGGATTAGGCAAACTGTTGTCTGTAATGTTGGGAAATTTAatgatcaaaagggaagaaatTGAGTCAGACTTTGAGGCATGACTTCTATTTCTTTAAGAATTATTTGTCCCACAATGTTGCCAATAGTTACTTACAAAAATCCTCCATGATATGACTAAGTCTTGTAAAGAGAATATcaaatagcaattctaatatttttttaagaattttgaaagaaaaacaattggaaataatttatgtgtatcttttgaaagaaacgaaaatggaagttgaagtaaaattaaatattaacCAGAAATGTTGGATATAACAGCGAATATTATGTCTGAACCGATACAATCTTTGAAATGTGGCATCCTTATGAAATATCTACCAATAAATAACCGCCAAGTGGAGAAGAcacttctttgtttgttttacatACAAACTACCAATGGTCTCCCACTTTGTTTGTAcgacaaaattacaaaatgattGTTTGAAAAAACAGAGCCAGAATTTCCGTGAGattaatatatatacataaaggTCTCTTTCAAGGTAAGCCTTTATTTAGTGCAAGTACTTCAAAActttattcaaatttcaaatagctatagctttaaacttgttactaTAAATAATAGACTCGGATATACCACACATATACTAATTTcttatttcaacaaaaaattttgtaatttacTTAGCACCATTATGGCATTGTGCTCTTAACTTTCATAAGAAGTAGCACCACTTCTAAGCTCATATAGGTATAATATGTATCACGTGTTTAAGTTACTAATAAGCATGTTATTAGTTTGTATTGTACTTCATTAAGAGTACAACTCAGCCTACAATAATGTAACATATGAtattaatttatcatatatgggCTAATGCTAGTATCAAATAATCACTTTCAGTAACTTGTTCTTATCCATCAAACTTTTAACTAGTGGTATACTAGTATTATGCGGATTTACCATTACTGGTGATTTTAATCAAAGGATTTCAACTCATTTCTTTTGAGGTCATCTTTATCAAATCTCTTGGTAGTGCATTTGTAAAGGGATTAAACAGATTATTACGTGACCTCACAAAGACAATTGTTTTGATACTATCCTAAATCAATTGTCTCACGTACTCACATCTTAAACTGATATGTCTAGACCTGCCACTATAAGTGCTACCATAAGCTCTTGCCAAATTAGCTTGACTATCCCAATCAATATAAATAGGAGGCATAAGACTAAACCATAATTTGATGtctaacaacaaatttctattcGTTTAGCCTATTTTCTAGTTGCTgctaaaataataaattcataGTACATAATTGGGCGACTTATGCATGTTTCTTTCTTACTCGCTCAAAATACAACACATGCTTCTACTGTGAAGATTCAACCAGAAGTGAAATGTTCATCTCCCACACTCGTAATCCAACTGGCATTGGTGTATCTTTCTAATAAAACTAGATAAATATCATAGaacaatctcaatttttttgttttcttaagataacaaaaaattatagTAACAACGTTCCAATGCTCTATACACGAATTACTAGTATATTTACTCAACTTACACACAGAAAAGGTAATATCAAGTCTAGTATAATGCATTGCATATATCACTCGCATATTCAAGTTATGGTACTACTCTACCGGTATCATAATTCAATTTAATACTTGAATTAAAATGTAGTACTCGGTTCTTTGAAATcaagatgtttaaatttatttaacataTTATTCAACGTAACTACTTTGGCTTAGCGAATGACCCAACTATGTTTATTAACTTTAATATCCAAGATTATATCTACTTCCCTCAAATCTTTCCTTTTAAACATGGAAGTTAAATACTTCTTAGTCTCATTGACTCCAATAatattggataaaaaataagcatatcatcaacatataagcaAATTAAAACACCATAATCTTTAGTGAACTTAGAACAAATATACTTAGCAGCACTAGTTTTCATCAAATTGTGAGCTTCTTCCGAATGACCCGCACGGTAGAGGAGATCCATCATACATCCACAATGTTACATTGCAAGAGGCAAAGAAATAACGATAACCTTGTTCTTTAAGTATTGCTAGCCCTCATTCACCAGATGcgtgtgcgtgcgtgcgtgcacAAAGCAAACCCTTCAATGTGTTTCGATCTGGCCGTGCCCCAAGCTTCTCCACTTGGCCGAATAACCTAAATGTAGGCTTGACACGCCCATTCATGGCAAGGCCGGTTATGGCAGCGTTCCATACCACTCGATAAATTCACAAGCATCAAGCCACCCATAGAGTGATGAGTCATGCCCTTTAGATTGATCAGTTGATATGTCCTAAAGTTTCCTGAAAGTCTCGTTACCAGCATTATATGTCAAGATTTTACTCCACTAAATGGTAGTAGCACGTGAGGGAGCACCCCCCAACAGGGGAAGCATCGCGGATTGCCTCATCGAATTAAACACGTAGTAATTACGTTTGATTGGCTCC
This genomic interval from Rhodamnia argentea isolate NSW1041297 chromosome 4, ASM2092103v1, whole genome shotgun sequence contains the following:
- the LOC115750095 gene encoding aurachin C monooxygenase/isomerase-like; this encodes MNHKHDLPHQKKPTSKPKAVIVGGSIAGVSCAHALIRAGWDVVVMEKSRRPPKGSPAGAGLSLDPLSQELIRSWTGRPELLRDITSPVTIDLNQAINDEKTRKVLARDENFNHRAAHWAALHDHLFSALPPQLFLWGHLFLSFSVSSDTRSVKIKAQVLDTGETTEVDGDLLVAADGCLSLIRNHFLPDVKLRYSGYCAWRGVFDFSEIEDSETVKKVREAYPELGNCLYVDLAPGNHTGLFEIPNKRLNWIWYLNQPEPDLQGNSVTTKVSDDMIQKMYQDAEKIWHPALVQLMRETKEPFINAIYDCDPLERIVWDKVALVGDAAHPTTPHSSRSTNMSILDAAVLARCLEKWGVENLGAALEEYQSIRLPIASKQVLHARRAGRMKQGLMLPDSKPFNPNTATREECKMLPQRSVPFFGHNPLLGSSNLLLAGER